In the Thermogemmata fonticola genome, GGCGTGCATCTGCCGTCCCAAGGGGTAGAGGATCGAATACCCGCTGTAGCAATCTGCCCGTATGAACCAAGAGACCATTCCCTGTCCGACATCCGAGCAGCTTTGGTCCCTGGTCCATCAATTCCTCTGCCAGCAGGCAATCCTCGAACCGGCCCAAGCCCCCCTGCAGGCGGAATTGCTCTATCGGCGGGGCCGTCCCTGCGGCGTTCTGTTTCACATTGACGGACCGAGGCAGATCCGGCCCAGTGCTATCTGGGTCGCTGGAGAACAGCGGCTCATTCTGTATGATTCTCACGGCCACCGCACACGGGAAGTGCGTCTACAACCAGCGCCTCCCGAAGCGGTCCTTGCGGCTTTGGCGGAGCAACCCCTATTGGCTTCCCCTGCAAATCGGCGTGCCGCTTGAGCAAGTTCTTGTGGGAATAGAAGGCATTCTGCGACACACGGGCTATTACCCGCTCGGCAGATGGCGCCCAGACCTAGGGCGGATGGCGCCCGCTCCTAGGATCACGGCCGGCCTTTGAGAAAGACCGCTCCTAGAGGCGGCAGGTTCAAGGCTACGGAATAAGGCCGGCCATGCATGGGGACAAACTCGGCGTACACGCCGCCCCGATTACCGACATTGCTCCCGCCGTAACAAGCCGCATCCGTATTGAGCAGTTCCGTCCAAAATCCGGGACCGGGAACACCAATGCGATAACCCCAGCGAGGCACGGGAGTCCAGTTGAAGACCGCAACGATAATATCCTCGCAACTCTTCCCCCGGCGTAAGAAGCTGATCACACTCGCAGCGGCATCCGCACAGTCGATCCATTCGAAGCCGTTGGGGTGATTATCCCATTCGTGGAGTGCTGGCTCCGTGCGGTACAAACGGTTCAAGTCCCGCACCAGGTCCTGCACCCCTCGATGCGGGGCGTACTGCAACAAATGCCAGTCGATGCTCTCATCCACCCGCCATTCACGCCGCTGGGCAATCTCCCCTCCCATGAACAGCAGCTTTTTCCCCGTCATGGCCCACTGGTAGGCAAACAGCAGCCGTAAACCCGCGAACTTCTGCCACTCATCCCCGAAGCACTTATCCCACAGCGGCCCTTTCCCGTGAACCACTTCATCATGGGACAACGGCAGGACAAAGTTCTCGTGATAGGCATATAGCATGCGGAAGGTCAGATCATTCTGGTGATATTTGCGGTGGATCGGATCGCGGCTGACATAGCGCAAGGTGTCATGCATCCAGCCCATATCCCACTTGAAGCCAAAACCTAACCCTCCCACGTAAGTCGGACGAGACACCATCGGCCAGGCCGTGGACTCTTCCGCATAGGTCTGAACGTCCGGATAATGGCGGTAAACCTCCTCATTGAATCGGCGGAGAAAATGGATCGCCTCGATGTTCTCTTTGCCGCCGTACTGGTTGGGCACCCACTCCCCCTCGCGGCGGGAATAGTCCAGGTACAGCATGGAAGCAACCGCATCCACCCGCAGACCATCGACATGGTACTTGTCCAGCCAGAACAGGGCGCTGGAAAGCAGGAAACTACGCACCTCGTGCCGCCCGTAGTTGAAAATGTAGCTTCCCCAGTCGGGGTGGTAGCCCTGCCGCGGATCCACATGTTCGTACAAGGCCGTCCCATCAAAGCGGCCCAAGGCCCAGTCATCCGTGGCAAAGTGTGAAGGAACCCAATCCAGGATCACGCCGATCTCATGCTGATGGAGCACATCGACCAGATACATGAAGTCCTGCGGCGTACCGTAGCGGCTGGTCGGAGCAAAGTAACCCGTCACCTGGTAGCCCCAGGAAGCGAAAAACGGATGTTCCGTCACCGGCAGGAATTCGACATGGGTAAAGCCTAAATCGCGGCAGTAACGGGCCAGTTTTTCCCCCAACTCCCGATAGTTCAGGGAATGATACGGCGGATCCGCTTGCCGCATCCAGGACCCCAGATGCACCTCGTAGATGCTGATGGGCGCATCGTGGGCATTGCGAGCACGGCGGTTCTTCATCCAGGACTCGTCGTGCCATTGATAGTGCAAATCCCAGGTGACGGAGGCGGTTTTCGGAGGCACCTCACAGGTAAAGGCAAACGGGTCGGCTTTGTCTGCCGCAAAGCCCCCCGGTGCAGCCACGTGGTACTTATAACACTGCCCCGCCACTACACCGGGGACAAATCCCGCCCAAATACCGCTGGAACCGACCGGACGCAAGGGATTACGGCCTCGATCCCAGCCGTTGAAATCCCCAATCACAGAGACGTAATCCGCATTCGGCGCCCAGACCGCAAAATGATACCCCGGCACCCCTCCCTGCACTGCTGGATGCGCTCCCATCTTCTCGTACAAACGCAGATGGCTCCCCTCGTTGAACAGATATAAATCCTGCGGTCCAAACCACTCCGTCCCACTCGCCACGGTGCTGGGGGGATGTGCTTCCGTACCAAAGGGAACATATCGACCAGGCGGCACTGCTTTGTCAGTCAACGGTGTTAGCCCTCGATGGGAATGCGCCATGGACCCTTTCCGCCGGCAACGATCCGGCAAACTCTTCCATTTTTACCATTAGGGAATAGCGGTGGTGGTGGAAGAGAAAGACCAAAAACACCGCGGTTCTACCAGCGGCTCCTATCGGCACCATCGCTACCACCGGAGGTAAGCGACCCTCCTGTACCACGGACATGCCCTACCAAGAAGGCAACAAAGGAACATCCCGCGAATTTCTGCCAGAAACTGTCCTCTACCGATTGGATATCCACTGATAGGACACACTTTCAGCTTGACTCCGCAATCCTCGGTCCTGCTCTGCGGTCCTTGCTGGCACGTCAGACTTGTGGCTGTTTTGGGAGGACCAAGGCTGCAAGTTCTGCCCTCTTGAGGCACAGCGGGAAACGGCTCAGGCAGTCGCTTTAGCCTCCGGAGCGGGGAGGAGGCTCAGAGCCTCCCAGACTTGGCGAAGGGTGGC is a window encoding:
- the glgB gene encoding 1,4-alpha-glucan branching protein GlgB; this translates as MAHSHRGLTPLTDKAVPPGRYVPFGTEAHPPSTVASGTEWFGPQDLYLFNEGSHLRLYEKMGAHPAVQGGVPGYHFAVWAPNADYVSVIGDFNGWDRGRNPLRPVGSSGIWAGFVPGVVAGQCYKYHVAAPGGFAADKADPFAFTCEVPPKTASVTWDLHYQWHDESWMKNRRARNAHDAPISIYEVHLGSWMRQADPPYHSLNYRELGEKLARYCRDLGFTHVEFLPVTEHPFFASWGYQVTGYFAPTSRYGTPQDFMYLVDVLHQHEIGVILDWVPSHFATDDWALGRFDGTALYEHVDPRQGYHPDWGSYIFNYGRHEVRSFLLSSALFWLDKYHVDGLRVDAVASMLYLDYSRREGEWVPNQYGGKENIEAIHFLRRFNEEVYRHYPDVQTYAEESTAWPMVSRPTYVGGLGFGFKWDMGWMHDTLRYVSRDPIHRKYHQNDLTFRMLYAYHENFVLPLSHDEVVHGKGPLWDKCFGDEWQKFAGLRLLFAYQWAMTGKKLLFMGGEIAQRREWRVDESIDWHLLQYAPHRGVQDLVRDLNRLYRTEPALHEWDNHPNGFEWIDCADAAASVISFLRRGKSCEDIIVAVFNWTPVPRWGYRIGVPGPGFWTELLNTDAACYGGSNVGNRGGVYAEFVPMHGRPYSVALNLPPLGAVFLKGRP